The Frankiales bacterium genome has a window encoding:
- the moaA gene encoding GTP 3',8-cyclase MoaA produces the protein MSPEPLLDTYGRVHRDMRVSLTDRCNLRCTYCMPNDFADFLPGPSLLSTDELIAVLDVATSLGITGIRLTGGEPLLRADVVDVVRRINGLEHRPEISVTTNGLKLTTLARPLADAGLRRVNISLDTLDRERFRAMTFRDRFDDVIAGIKAAQDAGLAPVKVNSVLMRDVNDDEAPALLRRALDEGWRLRFIEQMPLDPSGVWLRSTMVTADEIFERLSEHHTLTPVPSRGSAPAEEFYVDGGPATVGIIASVTRPFCAACDRVRLTADGQLRNCLFARDELDLRTALRDETLAADPDALRAEIERRLRRVIADKLPGHGINDIGFIQPSRPMSAIGG, from the coding sequence ATGAGCCCCGAGCCGCTGCTCGACACCTACGGCCGCGTGCACCGCGACATGCGCGTCTCCCTCACCGACCGGTGCAACCTGCGCTGCACCTACTGCATGCCGAACGACTTCGCCGACTTCCTGCCCGGGCCGTCGCTCCTGTCCACCGACGAGCTGATCGCCGTCCTCGACGTCGCCACCTCGCTCGGCATCACCGGCATCCGGCTCACCGGGGGCGAGCCGCTCCTGCGCGCCGACGTCGTGGACGTCGTGCGCCGCATCAACGGGCTCGAGCACCGGCCGGAGATCAGCGTCACCACCAACGGCCTCAAGCTCACGACCCTCGCGCGGCCGCTCGCCGACGCCGGTCTCCGCCGCGTCAACATCAGCCTCGACACGCTCGACCGCGAGCGCTTCCGTGCGATGACCTTCCGCGACCGGTTCGACGACGTCATCGCCGGCATCAAGGCGGCGCAGGACGCCGGCCTCGCGCCGGTCAAGGTCAACAGCGTGCTCATGCGCGACGTCAACGACGACGAGGCCCCCGCGCTGCTGCGGCGCGCGCTCGACGAGGGCTGGCGGCTGCGCTTCATCGAGCAGATGCCCCTCGACCCGAGCGGCGTGTGGCTGCGCTCCACCATGGTGACCGCCGACGAGATCTTCGAGCGGCTCTCCGAGCACCACACCCTCACCCCGGTGCCGTCCCGTGGCTCCGCGCCGGCCGAGGAGTTCTACGTCGACGGCGGCCCCGCCACGGTCGGCATCATCGCGAGCGTCACGCGGCCGTTCTGCGCCGCGTGCGACCGCGTGCGGCTCACCGCCGACGGCCAGCTGCGCAACTGCCTGTTCGCCCGCGACGAGCTCGACCTGCGCACCGCGCTGCGCGACGAGACGCTCGCGGCCGACCCCGACGCGCTGCGCGCCGAGATCGAGCGCCGGCTGCGGCGCGTGATCGCCGACAAGCTGCCCGGCCACGGCATCAACGACATCGGGTTCATCCAGCCCAGCCGGCCGATGTCGGCCATCGGCGGCTGA